One window from the genome of Sebastes umbrosus isolate fSebUmb1 chromosome 12, fSebUmb1.pri, whole genome shotgun sequence encodes:
- the si:dkey-32m20.1 gene encoding transmembrane protein 236 — protein sequence MPSGKTVKLILYEVLQFAALIVPIFVIMERFASLIRDVRGRDLTAYWLVVAASIAYVTSVTLLVWVPLKYLILKRRSFISEITQWRPTALAYLILCTLPCFAILIASSKVQVDRGHKLDHFTELPVSLVLVSLICVDIIERIRPCKLIGKSNSLDSDFTMPGPVLTHLEQVTTVTGQLHTDEGQNGLTQGHPEARNGGTSGRWQDRAGSPSHSTPSSRAPSVAYLYSSSSRPRSYSGPLGFLWRSDGRSEVFVDSFLFWLDTVEMVRVAGEPSVFYSAWVFPVYILAFISTLRMVITPHNPLLSSAGAALQDLPFFILRVALIVVFGYVTPVLYPLKNVLVSLTFIYFTFLTRLRIFRRQSMF from the exons ATGCCCTCGGGGAAGACGGTCAAGCTCATCCTGTATGAGGTGCTGCAGTTTGCAGCCCTTATCGTACCCATCTTTGTCATAATGGAGAGATTCGCCAGCCTCATACGTGATGTGAGAGGACGGGATCTAACAGCCTACTGGCTAGTGGTGGCGGCCTCCATCGCCTATGTGACCTCTGTGACCCTGCTGGTGTGGGTTCCTCTGAAATATCTGATCCTGAAGCGGCGGAGTTTTATCTCAGAGATCACACAGTG gagACCGACAGCTTTGGCGTATCTCATCCTGTGTACACTACCCTGCTTTGCTATTTTAATAGCCAGCTCCAAG GTGCAGGTGGACAGAGGACACAAGTTGGACCATTTCACAGAGTTGCCCGTTTCCTTGGTCCTTGTCTCCCTCATCTGTGTGGATATCATAGAAAGGATTCGCCCCTGCAAGCTCATCGGAAAAT ccaacagccTGGATTCTGACTTTACCATGCCAGGCCCCGTCCTCACCCACCTGGAACAGGTGACCACCGTAACAGGCCAGCTGCACACCGATGAAGGCCAGAACGGTTTGACCCAAGGCCACCCAGAGGCCAGGAATGGCGGCACCTCAGGCAGATGGCAGGACCGCGCCGGCTCACCCAGCCACTCAACACCCAGCTCACGAGCACCCAGCGTCGCCTACCTGTACTCCTCATCGTCACGTCCACGGTCCTACTCTGGTCCTCTGGGCTTCCTGTGGAGGAGCGACGGGAGGTCAGAGGTGTTTGTGGATAGTTTCCTGTTCTGGCTAGACACTGTGGAGATGGTGAGAGTGGCAGGAGAGCCGTCAGTCTTCTATTCGGCCTGGGTGTTCCCCGTTTACATCCTCGCCTTTATTTCCACTCTCCGCATGGTCATCACTCCTCACAACCCTTTGTTGTCTTCTGCTGGAGCTGCTCTGCAGGACCTTCCTTTCTTTATCCTCCGAGTCGCTCTGATTGTTGTGTTTGGTTATGTAACTCCTGTGTTGTACCCACTGAAAAATGTGCTGGTGAGCCTGACTTTTATCTACTTTACATTCCTGACTAGGCTGAGGATTTTCAGAAGGCAGAGCATGTTTTGA